A genomic window from Micromonospora sp. WMMA1947 includes:
- a CDS encoding MFS transporter, with protein MTGTRISRRGNAAHRIYSVVVFVVLASLDNVAIGLVPPLYGPISTALDVPQRMLGLVTAVSFLVSAVAAVGWAYVGDRTNRKPLLMVGTLLWAAGTGGSALAGGYATFLIAQFVGAVGLGAVGSVGFSVVTDLISPRRRGLVMSFWGLSQGVGTLAGTLLGGVLGSTDWRRPFLLLTGVGLAATVAYLFTYDIRRGQSEPELAGAIDAGNEYDYRISRADLPRILARRTNRWLILQGLTAQAAFGSLVWLPVLFSQRAEAQGYSPATAVVVGSVFATLFQLGGVLSIVGGLVGDALQRRTPSGRAMVAAVGILAALPFYLVLFFVPIRIDVPDGADSGAVVTAVLSSVLTEPSVGLSLLTAVVALALTSANSPNWFALIADVNPPEHRGTVYSLGNLVNGVGRAAGNGLVGVAFAGLRAAFPPPLNYAVGLAAFQLFFIPTGIMYWLAAHTSPRDIAQVHDLLHARADRLEEGRAPS; from the coding sequence ATGACGGGCACCAGGATCTCCCGGCGCGGGAACGCGGCACACCGGATCTACAGCGTCGTGGTCTTCGTGGTGCTCGCCTCGCTGGACAACGTGGCGATCGGCCTGGTGCCCCCGCTGTACGGGCCGATCTCCACCGCCCTCGACGTACCCCAGCGGATGCTCGGCCTGGTCACCGCCGTCAGCTTCCTGGTCAGCGCGGTGGCGGCGGTGGGCTGGGCGTACGTGGGGGACCGCACCAACCGCAAGCCGCTGCTCATGGTCGGCACGCTGCTCTGGGCCGCGGGCACCGGGGGCAGCGCGCTCGCCGGGGGGTACGCGACGTTCCTGATCGCGCAGTTCGTCGGCGCGGTCGGGCTCGGCGCGGTGGGTTCGGTCGGTTTCTCCGTGGTCACCGACCTGATCTCACCGCGCCGCCGGGGCCTGGTGATGAGCTTCTGGGGGCTGTCGCAGGGCGTCGGGACGCTGGCCGGGACGCTGCTCGGCGGCGTACTCGGGTCGACCGACTGGCGGCGGCCGTTCCTGCTGCTGACCGGCGTGGGCCTGGCCGCCACGGTGGCGTACCTGTTCACCTACGACATCCGGCGCGGGCAGAGCGAACCGGAGCTGGCCGGGGCGATCGACGCCGGGAACGAGTACGACTACCGGATCAGCCGCGCCGACCTGCCCCGGATCCTGGCCCGCCGGACCAACCGCTGGCTGATCCTGCAAGGGCTCACCGCCCAGGCCGCGTTCGGCTCGCTGGTCTGGTTGCCGGTGCTGTTCAGCCAGCGGGCCGAGGCGCAGGGCTACTCACCTGCGACGGCCGTGGTCGTGGGCAGCGTCTTCGCCACCCTGTTCCAGCTCGGTGGCGTCCTGTCCATCGTGGGCGGACTGGTGGGCGACGCGCTGCAACGGCGTACGCCGAGTGGCCGGGCCATGGTCGCGGCCGTCGGCATCCTCGCGGCGCTCCCGTTCTACCTGGTTCTGTTCTTCGTGCCGATCCGTATCGACGTGCCCGACGGCGCCGACTCCGGCGCGGTGGTCACGGCCGTGCTGTCCAGCGTGCTGACCGAGCCGTCGGTGGGGCTGAGCCTGCTCACCGCCGTGGTGGCGCTGGCGCTGACCTCGGCGAACTCGCCGAACTGGTTCGCCCTGATCGCCGACGTCAACCCGCCCGAGCACCGCGGCACCGTCTACAGCCTGGGCAACCTCGTGAACGGCGTCGGCCGGGCAGCGGGCAACGGGCTGGTGGGGGTGGCGTTCGCCGGGCTGCGAGCGGCCTTCCCGCCGCCGCTGAACTACGCGGTCGGGCTGGCCGCGTTCCAGCTCTTCTTCATCCCGACCGGGATCATGTACTGGCTGGCCGCGCATACGTCGCCGCGGGACATCGCGCAGGTGCACGACCTGCTGCACGCTCGCGCCGACCGCTTGGAGGAAGGAAGGGCCCCTTCTTGA
- a CDS encoding alpha-amylase family glycosyl hydrolase: MNTDATQQTPGTGWWTEAVIYQVYPRSFADSDGDGIGDLPGITARLDHLAELGVDALWLSPFYPSPQADAGYDVSDYRDVDPLFGTLADADKLIAEAKARGLRVIVDLVPNHTSSAHRWFTAAVAAAPGSPERQRYVIRDGKGPDGTEPPNDWVSVFGGPAWTRLPDGQWYLHLFDSGQPDLNWDNPEVRAEFLDVLRFWLDRGVDGFRVDVAHGLIKQADLADWQEPQEILSGSEVDKPRPPMWDQDGVHEIYREWRRVLDSYPGERILVAEAWVEPAERLARYVRPDEMHQAFNFEYLLAAWTAPAQYAVITRSLEATDSVGAPTTWVLSNHDVVRHASRLGLGTGGGRANGVGVDDPQPDAALGLRRARAASLLMLALPGSAYLYQGEELGLPEHTTLPDEARQDPTWARSGHTERGRDGCRVPIPWEADAPSYGFGPTDASWLPQPPVWAEYALDRQRGVPGSTYELYRTALRLRREHALARGPLRFLSSGDEVLTFTNGDLTVLTNFGTDPAPLPAGAEVLVSSAPLDGAAVPTDVTVWFRV; this comes from the coding sequence ACGGCGACGGCATCGGTGACCTGCCGGGCATCACGGCCCGGCTCGACCACCTCGCCGAGCTGGGAGTCGACGCGCTCTGGCTGTCCCCGTTCTACCCGTCCCCGCAGGCCGACGCCGGGTACGACGTGTCCGACTACCGCGACGTCGACCCGCTGTTCGGCACGCTCGCCGACGCCGACAAGCTGATCGCCGAGGCGAAGGCCCGCGGGCTGCGAGTGATCGTCGACCTGGTGCCCAACCACACCTCGTCCGCGCACCGCTGGTTCACCGCGGCCGTCGCCGCCGCGCCGGGCAGCCCGGAGCGGCAGCGCTACGTCATCCGCGACGGCAAGGGCCCGGACGGCACCGAGCCGCCGAACGACTGGGTGAGCGTGTTCGGCGGCCCCGCCTGGACCCGGCTGCCCGACGGGCAGTGGTACCTGCACCTGTTCGACTCCGGCCAGCCCGACCTCAACTGGGACAACCCGGAGGTGCGCGCGGAGTTCCTCGACGTGCTGCGCTTCTGGCTGGACCGCGGCGTCGACGGCTTCCGGGTGGACGTGGCGCACGGCCTGATTAAGCAGGCCGACCTCGCCGACTGGCAGGAGCCGCAGGAGATCCTCTCCGGCAGCGAGGTGGACAAGCCGCGCCCGCCGATGTGGGACCAGGACGGCGTGCACGAGATCTACCGGGAGTGGCGGCGGGTGCTCGACTCGTACCCCGGGGAGCGGATTCTCGTCGCCGAGGCGTGGGTGGAGCCGGCCGAGCGGCTGGCCCGGTACGTGCGCCCCGACGAGATGCACCAGGCGTTCAACTTCGAGTACCTGCTGGCCGCCTGGACCGCGCCGGCCCAGTACGCGGTGATCACCCGCTCGCTGGAGGCCACCGACTCCGTCGGCGCGCCCACCACCTGGGTGCTGTCCAACCACGACGTGGTCCGGCACGCCTCCCGGCTCGGACTGGGCACCGGCGGTGGCCGGGCCAACGGCGTCGGCGTGGACGACCCGCAGCCGGACGCCGCGCTGGGCCTGCGCCGGGCCCGGGCGGCCAGCCTGCTGATGCTCGCGCTGCCCGGCTCCGCCTACCTCTACCAGGGCGAGGAACTGGGGCTGCCGGAGCACACCACGCTGCCCGACGAGGCCCGGCAGGACCCGACCTGGGCGCGCAGCGGGCACACCGAGCGCGGCCGGGACGGCTGCCGGGTGCCGATCCCGTGGGAGGCCGACGCCCCGTCGTACGGCTTCGGGCCGACCGACGCGAGCTGGCTGCCCCAGCCGCCGGTGTGGGCCGAGTACGCACTGGACCGGCAGCGCGGCGTGCCCGGCTCGACGTACGAGCTGTACCGGACCGCGCTGCGGCTGCGCCGGGAGCACGCGCTGGCCCGAGGCCCGCTGCGGTTCCTGTCCTCCGGCGACGAGGTGCTCACGTTCACCAACGGCGACCTCACCGTGCTGACCAACTTCGGCACCGACCCGGCGCCGTTGCCGGCCGGAGCCGAGGTGCTGGTGTCGAGCGCGCCGCTGGACGGTGCCGCGGTCCCGACGGATGTCACCGTCTGGTTCCGGGTGTAA